A section of the Saccopteryx leptura isolate mSacLep1 chromosome 4, mSacLep1_pri_phased_curated, whole genome shotgun sequence genome encodes:
- the PDILT gene encoding protein disulfide-isomerase-like protein of the testis gives MPRGVVEAAALVVWLRRQISGKAFLFTDAQQVVEFVKARPLVIIGFFQDLEEEVAELFYEMIKDYPELTFGVVSIGDAAGRFHVALDSVLVFREGKIVKRQELINDNTNKYHLNHVITQHLTSFVIEYNTENKNLIYQLHILNHMLLFASKSSKAFGLIMQQYKLALKEFQNKILFIFVDADEPRNGHIFKYFRVTEVDVPSVQILNLSSDGRYKMPFENITLQNLKRFGHSFLSRRAKKHQSSEDIPRHWDQGPVKQLVGKNFHLVVFDKERDVFVMFYAPWSSECRALFPVLEDLGVKYQNHSSVLIARMDITANDVQLANQDRHPFFRLFPADSQQVVPYRGEYTVRGFADFLESQIKTRMEEEDELVSVERNEGMEEEVLAEEDVPEQNLPRLEKPAGQNETTEEEEEEGEEEEEEEVPKPKGPPGQGRRPGMKEEL, from the exons ATGCCGAGGG ggGTGGTCGAAGCCGCTGCCTTGGTCGTTTGGTTGAGAAGACAGATCAGCGGGAAGGCGTTTTTGTTCACCGACGCCCAGCAGGTGGTCGAGTTTGTGAAAGCCAGACCCTTGGTCATTATCGGCTTTTTCCAG GATCTCGAGGAGGAAGTAGCAGAGCTGTTCTACGAGATGATCAAAGATTATCCGGAGTTAACGTTCGGGGTCGTGTCGATCGGTGATGCCGCCGGGCGCTTCCACGTCGCCCTGGACAGCGTCCTGGTGTTCAGAGAG GGAAAAATTGTGAAGCGTCAGGAGCTCATCAATGACAATACCAACAAATATCATCTCAATCACGTCATCACCCAGCACCTGACAAGTTTCGTTATTGAGTACAACACTGAG AATAAGAACCTGATTTATCAACTGCACATCCTGAACCACATGCTGCTGTTCGCCTCCAAAAGCTCTAAGGCCTTCGGGCTGATAATGCAACAGTATAAGTTGGCGTTGAAAGAATTTCAAAACAAG ATCCTCTTCATCTTTGTGGACGCCGACGAGCCCAGAAACGGACATATCTTCAAGTACTTCCGGGTCACAGAAGTCGACGTCCCGTCCGTCCAGATCCTGAACTTGAGCTCTGACGGGAGGTACAAGATGCCTTTCGAGAACATCACCCTCCAAAACCTCAAAAGATTTGGCCACAGCTTCCTGAGCAGAAGGGCCAAG AAACACCAGTCCAGCGAAGACATCCCCCGGCACTGGGACCAGGGCCCCGTGAAGCAGCTGGTCGGGAAGAACTTCCACCTCGTCGTCTTCGACAAGGAGCGGGACGTCTTCGTGATGTTCT ACGCGCCCTGGTCCAGCGAGTGCAGGGCGCTGTTCCCCGTGCTGGAGGACCTGGGCGTCAAGTACCAGAATCACTCCAGCGTCCTCATCGCCAGGATGGACATCACAGCCAACGACGTTCAGCTGGCGAACCAGGACCGGCACCCGTTCTTCCGGCTCTTCCCTGCCGACTCCCAGCAG GTGGTGCCGTATAGAGGAGAGTATACTGTCAGGGGCTTTGCTGACTTCCTGGAAAGTCAGATCAAGACCAGgatggaggaggaagatgag CTCGTGTCTGTGGAGCGAAACGAAGGGATGGAGGAGGAGGTATTAGCCGAGGAAGATGTACCTGAACAGAACTTGCCCAGACTGGAAAAGCCAGCTGGGCAGAACGAAAcgactgaggaggaggaggaggagggagaggaggaagaagaggaggaggtccCTAAGCCAAAGGGACCCCCCGGACAAGGGAGGAGACCAGGAATGAAGGAAGAACTGTAG